The following nucleotide sequence is from Leptodactylus fuscus isolate aLepFus1 chromosome 10, aLepFus1.hap2, whole genome shotgun sequence.
GGGGGAGCTGTAGGAAGATTGAAGACTTTCTGCTTGGCTCCTAACAGATTACGGCTACTCCCTGTGGATAAGGACGAGGTAATTTTTGGTTCTTTGTTAATAAGGATTTCCCTAAGTGGATAAATCAGGGTCCATGGGGTGTGTTATTAGTCAGATATACTAGTTGTAGATTTTCTATTTCCTTTCATACTCCATTGTAATTTATTTTTACTAAAATTCTTCTGTCCATGTGAATATTCACCTGACGCGTCTCCATTCGCAGGTGTGCGGGGCTTTACATTATGTGATGGACAGAAATCCCTTCAGACTTCAGGTTCTGGTGGACCAATGGCCGGACTTTACATCTGTGCTGTGTCGCCCCCCACTGGAAGTGAGTAATACAAGAGGCCCCTGGGAAATTGCCCTGTTGCCTTCCCTATATGATATGGAGGAGGGGTCTGGATGTGGACGCCAGAGGTGCTGCATTTGCTTTTGTCAATCTGTCGAGGATGTTAGGATCTAGAGAACCTCTTACACTATAGAGTTGGTGTATTCACCGTGGCCACCATATGTCTGATCACTCATAAACTGTTCTCTCCTCAGGACATGACCGATCCCTCCGATCCTTACACCAACACCTATTTTCTCTTCAGTAAAGATCCTCAGGGGTTGCGTCACTTCCTCCAAGATCCCCGAACTGTGAACTGGAAGCAGAAGCTCCATATACAAGGTGACTAAAGATGGCGTCATTGTGATTGTGGGCCTGGTAAAGGGACCTCAGATTGTCCTGTGGTATATTGTTGGTATGGCGCAGGTGGAGGCTAGGGTGAAGATACATCTTGCTTTCTGGACGCCATAGCCAGAAATTTTCTACTGTGGGGAGGAAGACTCCTTCTCCTCATATACACTACCCATCATGCCCATCTTGGTAACAGCTGGCCTAGGGACAAAAGACACTGAAGAAAACATGTAAGGGTAAGGCAGGAGAGCGGTCAGGTTCGGGTcaaggtcagggctggtggaATACATTGGAGAAACAGATGGACAGCTTTGGTTTGGAGGTCGGAGGGATGAACTAACAAGCCAAGGTCAGTGCACAGGGAAACAGGAATACAACAGCACCTTCACAGGATCAAGCAAGCGAGGAATCATTTGGATCAGGCGTCTCTCAGTTGGGATTGGTTAGAGAAGGTTTACAGATTCTGATCGGGCCAGCACAACCTACAGGCAAGGACTAACACAACATGGCCGGGCCTGGCAGACCAGGATGCAGAGAGAGGATTGTGCCTTGTTTGATCCTCATTACATGAATTGTCCTATTTATGGCTTATTCATTACTTTTTGCAGGATGCCAACCGGCACTGACGGGCGTGCTCCAAGAGGTCAGCGCCAAACATGGCAGCCAAATGCAAACCATAAGTAGACAATTATATATAAGGGATGGGGTGAAGGGTGAAGACCTGGAGAAGATGAGCAAAATAAGGTAAAGCAAATATTCTTTGCTACACTCcagccttctgtgccctgcggattTCACTGTATTTTGGAATGGGGTCCTAATGGTTATGGGGCCCCAGGATTTCTATGGACTTCCTTGGCCTTGGTGTTCTCAGCCATCTGACTACTAAATTTTCTGATGGTGCAGATACAACAGCTAGAGGATGTGCTGTATACTCCAGCAGCCAATAGCAGTGCCAAGGAAGCCTCTATTCacattacagtatacagtgttggccaaaagtattggcccccctgcagttctgtcagataatcctcctgttcttccagataatgattacagtcacaaattctttggtattttcttcatttaatttgtcttcaatggaaaaccacaaaaagaattgtcaaaaNNNNNNNNNNNNNNNNNNNNNNNNNNNNNNNNNNNNNNNNNNNNNNNNNNNNNNNNNNNNNNNNNNNNNNNNNNNNNNNNNNNNNNNNNNNNNNNNNNNNNNNNNNNNNNNNNNNNNNNNNNNNNNNNNNNNNNNNNNNNNNNNNNNNNNNNNNNNNNNNNNNNNNNNNNNNNNNNNNNNNNNNNNNNNNNNNNNNNNNNNNNNNNNNNNNNNNNNNNNNNNNNNNNNNNNNNNNNNNNNNNNNNNNNNNNNNNNNNNNNNNNNNNNNNNNNNNNNNNNNNNNNNNNNNNNNNNNNNNNNNNNNNNNNNNNNNNNNNNNNNNNNNNNNNNNNNNNNNNNNNNNNNNNNNNNNNNNNNNNNNNNNNNNNNNNNNNNNNNNNNNNNNNNNNNNNNNNNNNNNNNNNNNNNNNNNNNNNNNNNNNNNNNNNNNNNNNNNNNNNNNNNNNNNNNNNNNNNNNNNNNNNNNNNNNNNNNNNNNNNNNNNNNNNNNNNNNNNNNNNNNNNNNNNNNNNNNNNNNNNNNNNNNNNNNNNNNNNNNNNNNNNNNNNNNNNNNNNNNNNNNNNNNNNNNNNNNNNNNNNNNNNNNNNNNNNNNNNNNNNNNNNNNNNNNNNNNNNNNNNNNNNNNNNNNNNNNNNNNNNNNNNNNNNNNNNNNNNNNNNNNNNNNNNNNNNNNNNNNNNNNNNNNNNNNNNNNNNNNNNNNNNNNNNNNNNNNNNNNNNNNNNNNNNNNNNNNNNNNNNNNNNNNNNNNNNNNNNNNNNNNNNNNNNNNNNNNNNNNNNNNNNNNNNNNNNNNNNNNNNNNNNNNNNNNNNNNNNNNNNNNNNNNNNNNNNNNNNNNNNNNNNNNNNNNNNNNNNNNNNNNNNNNNNNNNNNNNNNNNNNNNNNNNNNNNNNNNNNNNNNNNNNNNNNNNNNNNNNNNNNNNNNNNNNNNNNNNNNNNNNNNNNNNNNNNNNNNNNNNNNNNNNNNNNNNNNNNNNNNNNNNNNNNNNNNNNNNNNNNNNNNNNNNNNNNNNNNNNNNNNNNNNNNNNNNNNNNNNNNNNNNNNNNNNNNNNNNNNNNNNNNNNNNNNNNNNNNNNNNNNNNNNNNNNNNNNNNNNNNNNNNNNNNNNNNNNNNNNNNNNNNNNNNNNNNNNNNNNNNNNNNNNNNNNNNNNNNNNNNNNNNNNNNNNNNNNNNNNNNNNNNNNNNNNNNNNNNNNNNNNNNNNNNNNNNNNNNNNNNNNNNNNNNNNNNNNNNNNNNNNNNNNNNNNNNNNNNNNNNNNNNNNNNNNNNNNNNNNNNNNNNNNNNNNNNNNNNNNNNNNNNNNNNNNNNNNNNNNNNNNNNNNNNNNNNNNNNNNNNNNNNNNNNNNNNNNNNNNNNNNNNNNNNNNNNNNNNNNNNNNNNNNNNNNNNNNNNNNNNNNNNNNNNNNNNNNNNNNNNNNNNNNNNNNNNNNNNNNNNNNNNNNNNNNNNNNNNNNNNNNNNNNNNNNNNNNNNNNNNNNNNNNNNNNNNNNNNNNNNNNNNNNNNNNNNNNNNNNNNNNNNNNNNNNNNNNNNNNNNNNNNNNNNNNNNNNNNNNNNNNNNNNNNNNNNNNNNNNNNNNNNNNNNNNNNNNNNNNNNNNNNNNNNNNNNNNNNNNNNNNNNNNNNNNNNNNNNNNNNNNNNNNNNNNNNNNNNNNNNNNNNNNNNNNNNNNNNNNNNNNNNNNNNNNNNNNNNNNNNNNNNNNNNNNNNNNNNNNNNNNNNNNNNNNNNNNNNNNNNNNNNNNNNNNNNNNNNNNNNNNNNNNNNNNNNNNNNNNNNNNNNNNNNNNNNNNNNNNNNNNNNNNNNNNNNNNNNNNNNNNNNNNNNNNNNNNNNNNNNNNNNNNNNNNNNNNNNNNNNNNNNNNNNNNNNNNNNNNNNNNNNNNNNNNNNNNNNNNNNNNNNNNNNNNNNNNNNNNNNNNNNNNNNNNNNNNNNNNNNNNNNNNNNNNNNNNNNNNNNNNNNNNNNNNNNNNNNNNNNNNNNNNNNNNNNNNNNNNNNNNNNNNNNNNNNNNNNNNNNNNNNNNNNNNNNNNNNNNNNNNNNNNNNNNNNNNNNNNNNNNNNNNNNNNNNNNNNNNNNNNNNNNNNNNNNNNNNNNNNNNNNNNNNNNNNNNNNNNNNNNNNNNNNNNNNNNNNNNNNNNNNNNNNNNNNNNNNNNNNNNNNNNNNNNNNNNNNNNNNNNNNNNNNNNNNNNNNNNNNNNNNNNNNNNNNNNNNNNNNNNNNNNNNNNNNNNNNNNNNNNNNNNNNNNNNNNNNNNNNNNNNNNNNNNNNNNNNNNNNNNNNNNNNNNNNNNNNNNNNNNNNNNNNNNNNNNNNNNNNNNNNNNNNNNNNNNNNNNNNNNNNNNNNNNNNNNNNNNNNNNNNNNNNNNNNNNNNNNNNNNNNNNNNNNNNNNNNNNNNNNNNNNNNNNNNNNNNNNNNNNNNNNNNNNNNNNNNNNNNNNNNNNNNNNNNNNNNNNNNNNNNNNNNNNNNNNNNNNNNNNNNNNNNNNNNNNNNNNNNNNNNNNNNNNNNNNNNNNNNNNNNNNNNNNNNNNNNNNNNNNNNNNNNNNNNNNNNNNNNNNNNNNNNNNNNNNNNNNNNNNNNNNNNNNNNNNNNNNNNNNNNNNNNNNNNNNNNNNNNNNNNNNNNNNNNNNNNNNNNNNNNNNNNNNNNNNNNNNNNNNNNNNNNNNNNNNNNNNNNNNNNNNNNNNNNNNNNNNNNNNNNNNNNNNNNNNNNNNNNNNNNNNNNNNNNNNNNNNNNNNNNNNNNNNNNNNNNNNNNNNNNNNNNNNNNNNNNNNNNNNNNNNNNNNNNNNNNNNNNNNNNNNNNNNNNNNNNNNNNNNNNNNNNNNNNNNNNNNNNNNNNNNNNNNNNNNNNNNNNNNNNNNNNNNNNNNNNNNNNNNNNNNNNNNNNNNNNNNNNNNNNNNNNNNNNNNNNNNNNNNNNNNNNNNNNNNNNNNNNNNNNNNNNNNNNNNNNNNNNNNNNNNNNNNNNNNNNNNNNNNNNNNNNNNNNNNNNNNNNNNNNNNNNNNNNNNNNNNNNNNNNNNNNNNNNNNNNNNNNNNNNNNNNNNNNNNNNNNNNNNNNNNNNNNNNNNNNNNNNNNNNNNNNNNNNNNNNNNNNNNNNNNNNNNNNNNNNNNNNNNNNNNNNNNNNNNNNNNNNNNNNNNNNNNNNNNNNNNNNNNNNNNNNNNNNNNNNNNNNNNNNNNNNNNNNNNNNNNNNNNNNNNNNNNNNNNNNNNNNNNNNNNNNNNNNNNNNNNNNNNNNNNNNNNNNNNNNNNNNNNNNNNNNNNNNNNNNNNNNNNNNNNNNNNNNNNNNNNNNNNNNNNNNNNNNNNNNNNNNNNNNNNNNNNNNNNNNNNNNNNNNNNNNNNNNNNNNNNNNNNNNNNNNNNNNNNNNNNNNNNNNNNNNNNNNNNNNNNNNNNNNNNNNNNNNNNNNNNNNNNNNNNNNNNNNNNNNNNNNNNNNNNNNNNNNNNNNNNNNNNNNNNNNNNNNNNNNNNNNNNNNNNNNNNNNNNNNNNNNNNNNNNNNNNNNNNNNNNNNNNNNNNNNNNNNNNNNNNNNNNNNNNNNNNNNNNNNNNNNNNNNNNNNNNNNNNNNNNNNNNNNNNNNNNNNNNNNNNNNNNNNNNNNNNNNNNNNNNNNNNNNNNNNNNNNNNNNNNNNNNNNNNNNNNNNNNNNNNNNNNNNNNNNNNNNNNNNNNNNNNNNNNNNNNNNNNNNNNNNNNNNNNNNNNNNNNNNNNNNNNNNNNNNNNNNNNNNNNNNNNNNNNNNNNNNNNNNNNNNNNNNNNNNNNNNNNNNNNNNNNNNNNNNNNNNNNNNNNNNNNNNNNNNNNNNNNNNNNNNNNNNNNNNNNNNNNNNNNNNNNNNNNNNNNNNNNNNNNNNNNNNNNNNNNNNNNNNNNNNNNNNNNNNNNNNNNNNNNNNNNNNNNNNNNNNNNNNNNNNNNNNNNNNNNNNNNNNNNNNNNNNNNNNNNNNNNNNNNNNNNNNNNNNNNNNNNNNNNNNNNNNNNNNNNNNNNNNNNNNNNNNNNNNNNNNNNNNNNNNNNNNNNNNNNNNNNNNNNNNNNNNNNNNNNNNNNNNNNNNNNNNNNNNNNNNNNNNNNNNNNNNNNNNNNNNNNNNNNNNNNNNNNNNNNNNNNNNNNNNNNNNNNNNNNNNNNNNNNNNNNNNNNNNNNNNNNNNNNNNNNNNNNNNNNNNNNNNNNNNNNNNNNNNNNNNNNNNNNNNNNNNNNNNNNNNNNNNNNNNNNNNNNNNNNNNNNNNNNNNNNNNNNNNNNNNNNNNNNNNNNNNNNNNNNNNNNNNNNNNNNNNNNNNNNNNNNNNNNNNNNNNNNNNNNNNNNNNNNNNNNNNNNNNNNNNNNNNNNNNNNNNNNNNNNNNNNNNNNNNNNNNNNNNNNNNNNNNNNNNNNNNNNNNNNNNNNNNNNNNNNNNNNNNNNNNNNNNNNNNNNNNNNNNNNNNNNNNNNNNNNNNNNNNNNNNNNNNNNNNNNNNNNNNNNNNNNNNNNNNNNNNNNNNNNNNNNNNNNNNNNNNNNNNNNNNNNNNNNNNNNNNNNNNNNNNNNNNNNNNNNNNNNNNNNNNNNNNNNNNNNNNNNNNNNNNNNNNNNNNNNNNNNNNNNNNNNNNNNNNNNNNNNNNNNNNNNNNNNNNNNNNNNNNNNNNNNNNNNNNNNNNNNNNNNNNNNNNNNNNNNNNNNNNNNNNNNNNNNNNNNNNNNNNNNNNNNNNNNNNNNNNNNNNNNNNNNNNNNNNNNNNNNNNNNNNNNNNNNNNNNNNNNNNNNNNNNNNNNNNNNNNNNNNNNNNNNNNNNNNNNNNNNNNNNNNNNNNNNNNNNNNNNNNNNNNNNNNNNNNNNNNNNNNNNNNNNNNNNNNNNNNNNNNNNNNNNNNNNNNNNNNNNNNNNNNNNNNNNNNNNNNNNNNNNNNNNNNNNNNNNNNNNNNNNNNNNNNNNNNNNNNNNNNNNNNNNNNNNNNNNNNNNNNNNNNNNNNNNNNNNNNNNNNNNNNNNNNNNNNNNNNNNNNNNNNNNNNNNNNNNNNNNNNNNNNNNNNNNNNNNNNNNNNNNNNNNNNNNNNNNNNNNNNNNNNNNNNNNNNNNNNNNNNNNNNNNNNNNNNNNNNNNNNNNNNNNNNNNNNNNNNNNNNNNNNNNNNNNNNNNNNNNNNNNNNNNNNNNNNNNNNNNNNNNNNNNNNNNNNNNNNNNNNNNNNNNNNNNNNNNNNNNNNNNNNNNNNNNNNNNNNNNNNNNNNNNNNNNNNNNNNNNNNNNNNNNNNNNNNNNNNNNNNNNNNNNNNNNNNNNNNNNNNNNNNNNNNNNNNNNNNNNNNNNNNNNNNNNNNNNNNNNNNNNNNNNNNNNNNNNNNNNNNNNNNNNNNNNNNNNNNNNNNNNNNNNNNNNNNNNNNNNNNNNNNNNNNNNNNNNNNNNNNNNNNNNNNNNNNNNNNNNNNNNNNNNNNNNNNNNNNNNNNNNNNNNNNNNNNNNNNNNNNNNNNNNNNNNNNNNNNNNNNNNNNN
It contains:
- the LOC142219240 gene encoding glycine N-acyltransferase-like protein 2, with the protein product MLVLTCSSKLSALRRSLTHSFPESVKVCGALHYVMDRNPFRLQVLVDQWPDFTSVLCRPPLEDMTDPSDPYTNTYFLFSKDPQGLRHFLQDPRTVNWKQKLHIQGCQPALTGVLQEVSAKHGSQMQTISRQLYIRDGVKGEDLEKMSKIR